In Luteitalea sp. TBR-22, one genomic interval encodes:
- a CDS encoding cysteine desulfurase — MFDADAVRREFPILDQQVHGKPLVYLDNANTTQKPLSVIEALDHYYRADNANIHRATHLLSERATKAYEGARQRIARFFNARETEEIVFTRGCTEAINLVAHAYARPRLQPGDEILVTRMEHHSNIVPWQIVAQQTGAVLRVVPMDEHGVLDMAAFERLLGPKTRLVSVIHVSNALGTVNPVREVIRLAKAQGVPVLLDGAQAAPHMPVDVRELDCDFYACSAHKMYGPTGIGALYGRRALLESMPPWMGGGDMIASVTFEHTEYNEIPYKFEAGTPNIAGVVGFGTAVDFLSRFDLREVAAHEHDLLTHATEALSAIDGIRIVGQAPERAGVVSFLVGDVHPHDVGTFLDQDGVAVRTGQHCAQPVMDFYGITSTVRASFGLYNTHADVDALVASVKKVQAFFS; from the coding sequence ATGTTCGACGCAGACGCCGTCCGCCGCGAGTTCCCCATCCTGGACCAGCAGGTCCACGGCAAGCCCCTCGTCTACCTCGACAACGCCAACACGACGCAGAAGCCGCTGTCGGTGATCGAGGCGCTCGACCACTACTACCGGGCCGACAACGCCAACATCCACCGCGCGACCCACCTGCTGAGCGAGCGCGCGACGAAGGCGTACGAGGGCGCGCGCCAACGGATCGCCCGCTTCTTCAACGCCCGCGAGACCGAGGAGATCGTCTTCACGCGCGGCTGCACCGAGGCGATCAACCTCGTGGCGCACGCCTACGCGCGGCCGCGGCTGCAGCCCGGCGACGAGATCCTCGTCACGCGCATGGAGCACCACTCCAACATCGTGCCGTGGCAGATCGTGGCGCAGCAGACCGGCGCCGTGCTGCGCGTGGTGCCGATGGACGAGCATGGCGTGCTCGACATGGCCGCCTTCGAACGGCTGCTCGGGCCGAAGACGCGGCTGGTGTCGGTGATCCACGTCAGCAACGCGCTCGGGACCGTGAACCCGGTGCGCGAGGTCATTCGCCTCGCGAAGGCGCAGGGCGTGCCGGTGCTGCTCGACGGCGCGCAGGCCGCGCCGCACATGCCGGTGGACGTGCGGGAGCTCGATTGCGACTTCTACGCGTGCTCGGCGCACAAGATGTACGGGCCGACGGGCATCGGCGCGCTGTACGGCCGTCGCGCGCTGCTCGAGTCGATGCCGCCGTGGATGGGCGGCGGCGACATGATCGCGTCGGTGACCTTCGAGCACACCGAGTACAACGAGATCCCGTACAAGTTCGAGGCAGGCACGCCGAACATCGCGGGCGTCGTCGGCTTCGGCACGGCCGTCGACTTCCTCTCGCGCTTCGACCTGCGCGAGGTGGCGGCGCACGAGCACGACCTGCTCACGCACGCGACCGAGGCGCTGTCGGCGATCGACGGCATCCGCATCGTCGGCCAGGCCCCTGAGCGCGCCGGCGTCGTGTCGTTCCTGGTGGGCGACGTGCACCCGCACGACGTCGGCACGTTCCTCGACCAGGACGGCGTGGCGGTGCGGACCGGCCAGCACTGTGCGCAGCCGGTCATGGACTTCTACGGCATCACGTCGACGGTGCGCGCCTCGTTCGGTCTCTACAATACGCACGCCGACGTGGACGCCCTCGTCGCGAGCGTCAAGAAGGTGCAAGCATTCTTTTCGTGA
- the sufU gene encoding Fe-S cluster assembly sulfur transfer protein SufU: MELRDLYQEVILDHNKRPRNFGVLEGGSQAAGHNPMCGDRVSVYVRMDGDRVAEARFTGNGCAISKASASMMTEAVTGRTLAEVQGMFTTFQEMVTGKAEADDEKVGKLVVLSGVSEYPSRVKCAMLAWHALVAAIEGASTTVTTEAI; this comes from the coding sequence ATGGAACTCCGCGACCTGTACCAGGAAGTCATCCTCGACCACAACAAGCGGCCCCGCAACTTCGGGGTCCTCGAGGGCGGGTCGCAGGCGGCCGGGCACAACCCGATGTGCGGCGACCGCGTGAGCGTCTACGTCCGCATGGACGGCGACCGCGTCGCCGAGGCTCGCTTCACCGGCAACGGCTGCGCGATCAGCAAGGCGTCTGCCTCGATGATGACCGAGGCCGTCACCGGCAGGACGCTCGCCGAGGTCCAGGGCATGTTCACCACCTTCCAGGAGATGGTCACGGGCAAGGCCGAGGCCGACGACGAGAAGGTGGGCAAGCTCGTGGTGCTTTCGGGCGTGTCGGAGTACCCGTCACGCGTCAAGTGCGCGATGCTCGCCTGGCACGCGCTGGTCGCCGCGATCGAGGGCGCCAGCACCACGGTGACGACGGAGGCAATTTGA
- a CDS encoding DUF59 domain-containing protein: MFSFLKSKSEPEPVAENPLAAPVEAPDVPRPQEQSGLNVGALLEPPPAPAASAQIGPKDEARTAELMPRVVEAISTVYDPEIPVNIYELGLIYKIEADADSKVKVEMTLTSPACPSAQQLPSEVRYKVKALEGVSDAFVEVVWEPAWTKDLMSEDAKIALGMF, encoded by the coding sequence ATGTTTTCGTTCCTGAAGTCCAAGTCCGAGCCCGAACCCGTCGCCGAGAACCCGCTCGCCGCCCCCGTCGAGGCGCCTGACGTGCCGCGCCCGCAGGAGCAGTCGGGACTGAACGTCGGGGCGCTGCTCGAGCCGCCACCCGCGCCGGCGGCCAGTGCGCAGATCGGCCCGAAGGACGAGGCGCGCACGGCGGAGCTGATGCCCAGGGTCGTCGAGGCGATCAGCACCGTGTACGACCCTGAGATCCCGGTCAACATCTACGAGCTCGGGCTCATCTACAAGATCGAGGCCGACGCCGACAGCAAGGTGAAGGTGGAGATGACGCTCACCTCCCCCGCCTGCCCGTCGGCGCAGCAGCTGCCGAGCGAGGTCCGCTACAAGGTCAAGGCGCTCGAGGGCGTGAGCGACGCCTTCGTGGAGGTCGTGTGGGAGCCCGCCTGGACGAAGGACCTCATGAGCGAGGACGCGAAGATCGCGCTGGGGATGTTCTAG
- a CDS encoding enkurin domain-containing protein codes for MRVTDVLIGVGCVVLVWCQTATVRAQPAEGVAALKAALEGRQVTMSIDMPASHGGIDVYPQREPDIDAEAYGLRLKEFGTALPRGTRAPITLIKVNTKNIEIHLAGGGYGTRNDPVVVPRVAYIPKSARELDLEKERDRTRDPARKKEIERQLLSLSMDRSRDTMAENRRIELEEAIKKAEIARKRLERGSRINVWYPDKRLEQWVPSPADLMQVLARYVDFSDPRLASLRKGMTTADVYAVLGFPSRRRPGTQGDYATSIDTWETRREVIEVTFVDGLAVDITSTQK; via the coding sequence ATGCGGGTCACTGACGTCCTGATTGGTGTCGGGTGCGTCGTGCTGGTGTGGTGCCAGACGGCGACGGTGCGGGCGCAGCCTGCCGAAGGCGTCGCCGCGCTGAAGGCGGCGCTCGAGGGGCGGCAGGTGACGATGTCGATCGACATGCCCGCATCGCACGGCGGCATCGACGTCTACCCGCAACGCGAGCCCGACATCGACGCCGAGGCCTACGGTCTCCGCCTCAAGGAGTTCGGCACCGCCCTCCCCAGGGGCACGCGCGCGCCGATCACCCTCATCAAGGTCAACACGAAGAACATCGAGATCCACCTCGCGGGTGGCGGCTACGGCACGCGGAACGATCCCGTCGTGGTGCCCCGGGTCGCCTACATCCCGAAGAGCGCGCGCGAGCTCGACCTCGAGAAGGAGCGCGATCGCACGCGCGATCCGGCGCGCAAGAAGGAGATCGAACGCCAGCTGCTGTCGCTGTCGATGGATCGATCGCGCGACACGATGGCCGAGAACCGCCGGATCGAGCTCGAGGAGGCGATCAAGAAGGCCGAGATCGCCAGGAAGCGCCTCGAGCGGGGCTCACGGATCAACGTGTGGTATCCCGACAAGCGGCTCGAGCAGTGGGTGCCGTCGCCGGCCGACCTGATGCAGGTGCTTGCGCGCTACGTCGACTTCTCGGACCCGCGGCTTGCGTCGCTGCGCAAGGGCATGACGACGGCCGACGTGTATGCGGTGCTGGGTTTTCCGTCGCGTCGGCGCCCGGGGACGCAGGGCGACTACGCCACGAGCATCGACACCTGGGAGACGCGGCGCGAGGTGATCGAGGTGACGTTCGTCGACGGGCTCGCCGTCGACATCACCAGCACGCAGAAGTAG
- a CDS encoding DUF3320 domain-containing protein translates to MSTPPSVPAIVGASLDTWKRQLLDLTRRNRALNFRPLKVSTIAIVDEPPAEVFRLLYDEEQALTFGIGGREPGSADRPPAPPEDDSADPFEEELAVPDAGAFEPYAPSTLPPAHTDLVLQTTLEPEALDRALRRIEEQARLSLEERGVNTLFLALGLLHYTEAETSDEVFRAPIVLLPVTLRRSSARAPFTLTVGDDEPMVNPALAELLRRQFGLVMPDLPTAEGGTLQDVFTALQERLATVPEARATPPWKVTSDVYLGLFSFQKLVMYKDLEANAAAVTSHRLIHQLVTRRGVVKGGGLGLPDDVREARLDEAHPPERAAHVVDADGSQLRALAASERGYDLVVEGPPGTGKSQTITNLVAQALHAGKRVLFVAEKMAALDVVHQRLQKAGLGEFCLELHSTRSSKREVVRSIAAALDASLQAPEPGGDAAARLPEVREALGAYVAALHDPFGAIAMSPFEAYGALAAVIEAPRVDWPGDAEAVTRAQHENAVAKLRGLAAAAEAAGDIGTHPWRDTSRTFYPQDQLDAVIEAANDVTGRIPEVRHATSEVHDTLGLPRLERLSDIGRLREVIEILRQSPGAPLGVVDGTALHFNPDDVVELIAAVTEVRRLEAEAGAKFVPEALQVDHEDDIAYINDRSGIVGSLFWWLDSRHRAIRARWSAMRLPGYAPSFVDQAHDLRTVVALRQARASLELRRERAVAMFGKAWQGAASDPARLTAYYGWLVRFRHMQVREHLPASTLALVADGHVPLEAADRLVRLATALEEAVQRLAALLQWRADAPALSGLPLEQLHARVADLVTAAPRAARWGAFVAAQQEVRETVAGSLIDAAATGRLTWACLPQAAERAFWFAWLARAVAARPPLARFQALAHEQRVQEFQDLDRRVLADNRARLVASLRARVQARLREDAVEAAMPVLRREMAKQRNHRPLRETLQQADAAVRAIKPVFLMSPLSVAQFTRGNAPSFDIVIFDEASQLPPEDAVGAIVRGSQLVVVGDPKQLPPTDFFAAPHEVQPTVEGEDGAEVPDAESVLEAFMGCGVPMSRLKWHYRSAHESLISFSNVSFYDGDLLTFPSVEPLSDRLGLTFEHVADGMYEGKGLNLAEARRVAAAVVAFAREQLEVERSGGRALSLGVGTFNLRQQLAILDVLEEWRREEPAIEPFFDRSRPEPFFVKNLENIQGDERDVVFLSVTYARGRDGRLRQNFGPLNGENGWRRLNVITTRARRAMRVFASMRGSDIQDGQSRGGPLLKAFLEYAESGRLDQPALRAMGRAESPFEREVVRDLARRGHLVESQVGVAGYRIDIGVRDPDAPGRYLLGIECDGVAYHASETARDRDRLRQQVLEARGWTILRLWSTDWFKDRAGQMERLEQAIAGARARRAAAPPVTAVVPSVQETAPPPVAAAAAAAGAPEPAPARPLVAPDAPRAVDPDLPLPYEKAGKPARLPGDAALDCDLEALSAIVTHVVRIESPVHEDDVVARVAGYWEQRAGTRIRAHVLAACARAASKGAVERRGEFLWAPGSTCRPRDRSGSGIAADRIAPEEYEAAVRASLANGRVLRREALLAEARRRLGFERTGPTIAAALESAMDRLVSTATVGEGSEGYRLR, encoded by the coding sequence GTGTCGACTCCCCCGTCAGTACCCGCGATCGTCGGCGCCTCGCTCGACACGTGGAAGCGGCAGCTGCTCGACCTCACCCGCCGCAATCGCGCCCTCAACTTCCGGCCCCTCAAGGTTTCGACGATCGCCATCGTCGACGAGCCGCCCGCCGAGGTGTTCCGGCTGCTCTACGACGAGGAACAGGCGCTCACGTTCGGGATCGGGGGGCGGGAACCGGGGAGCGCGGATCGGCCGCCGGCGCCGCCTGAGGACGATTCGGCTGATCCGTTCGAGGAGGAGCTGGCGGTGCCGGACGCGGGAGCGTTCGAGCCCTATGCGCCCTCGACGCTGCCGCCCGCGCACACCGACCTCGTGCTCCAGACGACCCTCGAGCCCGAGGCGCTCGACCGCGCGCTGCGTCGCATCGAGGAGCAGGCGCGCCTGTCGCTCGAGGAGCGTGGCGTCAACACGCTCTTCCTGGCCCTCGGCCTCCTCCACTACACCGAGGCCGAGACATCCGACGAGGTGTTCCGCGCGCCCATCGTGCTGCTGCCCGTCACGCTGCGACGCTCGTCGGCCCGCGCGCCGTTCACGCTGACGGTCGGCGACGACGAGCCGATGGTGAATCCGGCGCTCGCCGAGTTGCTCCGTCGCCAGTTCGGCCTGGTGATGCCGGACCTGCCGACGGCCGAGGGCGGCACGCTGCAGGACGTGTTCACGGCGCTGCAGGAGCGACTGGCCACGGTGCCAGAGGCCAGGGCGACGCCGCCGTGGAAGGTGACCAGCGACGTGTACCTGGGGCTGTTCTCGTTCCAGAAGCTGGTCATGTACAAGGACCTCGAGGCCAACGCCGCCGCGGTCACCAGCCATCGCCTGATCCACCAGTTGGTGACGCGGCGGGGCGTGGTGAAGGGCGGCGGCCTGGGGCTGCCAGACGATGTGCGGGAGGCCAGGCTCGACGAGGCGCATCCGCCCGAACGCGCCGCCCACGTGGTGGATGCCGATGGCAGCCAGTTGCGGGCGCTGGCCGCGTCGGAGCGCGGCTACGACCTCGTCGTCGAAGGACCGCCGGGCACGGGCAAGTCGCAGACGATCACCAACCTCGTGGCGCAGGCGCTGCACGCCGGCAAGCGCGTGCTGTTCGTGGCCGAGAAGATGGCGGCGCTCGACGTGGTGCACCAGCGCCTGCAGAAGGCCGGACTGGGCGAGTTCTGCCTCGAGCTGCACTCCACGCGGTCCAGCAAACGCGAGGTGGTACGCAGCATCGCCGCGGCCCTCGACGCGTCGCTGCAGGCGCCCGAGCCGGGCGGCGACGCGGCAGCGCGGTTGCCCGAGGTGCGCGAGGCGCTCGGGGCGTACGTGGCGGCCCTCCACGATCCGTTCGGCGCGATCGCGATGTCGCCCTTCGAGGCGTACGGCGCCCTCGCCGCCGTGATCGAGGCGCCGCGCGTCGACTGGCCCGGGGACGCGGAGGCGGTGACGCGCGCGCAGCATGAGAACGCGGTGGCGAAGCTGCGCGGCCTGGCGGCCGCCGCCGAGGCCGCGGGCGACATCGGGACCCACCCGTGGCGCGACACCAGCCGCACGTTCTACCCGCAGGATCAGCTCGACGCCGTGATCGAGGCCGCAAACGACGTGACCGGTCGCATCCCCGAGGTGCGGCATGCCACCAGCGAGGTGCACGACACGCTGGGACTGCCACGGCTCGAGCGCCTGTCGGACATCGGTCGGTTGCGCGAGGTGATCGAGATCCTGCGCCAGTCGCCGGGCGCGCCACTGGGCGTCGTCGACGGCACGGCCTTGCACTTCAATCCCGATGACGTCGTGGAACTCATCGCGGCGGTGACCGAGGTCCGACGGCTCGAAGCCGAGGCAGGCGCGAAGTTCGTCCCCGAGGCACTGCAGGTCGACCACGAGGACGACATCGCCTACATCAACGACCGCTCGGGCATCGTGGGCTCGCTGTTCTGGTGGCTCGACAGCCGCCATCGCGCGATCCGGGCACGGTGGAGCGCGATGCGCCTCCCGGGCTATGCCCCGTCGTTCGTGGACCAGGCGCATGACCTACGGACGGTCGTCGCGCTGCGGCAGGCGCGTGCATCGCTGGAACTGCGTCGAGAGCGCGCCGTGGCCATGTTCGGCAAGGCATGGCAAGGGGCGGCATCCGATCCCGCGCGGCTGACGGCCTACTACGGATGGCTCGTGCGGTTCCGGCACATGCAGGTCCGCGAGCACCTGCCGGCCTCGACGCTGGCACTCGTGGCCGATGGGCACGTGCCGCTCGAGGCCGCAGACCGCCTGGTGCGGCTCGCCACGGCCCTCGAGGAGGCCGTGCAGCGGCTGGCGGCCCTGCTGCAGTGGCGGGCCGACGCGCCCGCTCTCTCGGGCCTGCCCCTCGAACAGCTCCACGCGCGCGTCGCGGACCTGGTGACCGCGGCGCCACGCGCGGCGCGCTGGGGAGCGTTCGTCGCCGCGCAGCAGGAGGTGCGAGAGACCGTCGCCGGTTCGTTGATCGACGCCGCCGCGACGGGCCGACTGACATGGGCCTGCCTGCCGCAGGCAGCCGAGCGCGCGTTCTGGTTCGCGTGGTTGGCCAGGGCCGTCGCCGCGCGGCCGCCGCTGGCCCGCTTCCAGGCGCTCGCGCACGAGCAGCGCGTGCAGGAGTTCCAGGACCTGGACCGTCGCGTGCTCGCCGACAACCGCGCGCGGCTGGTCGCCTCGCTGCGGGCCCGCGTGCAGGCACGGCTGCGGGAGGACGCGGTCGAGGCCGCCATGCCGGTGCTGCGGCGCGAGATGGCCAAGCAGCGAAACCATCGACCGCTGCGCGAGACCCTGCAGCAGGCCGACGCGGCGGTGCGCGCCATCAAGCCGGTGTTCCTCATGAGCCCGCTGTCGGTCGCGCAGTTCACGCGCGGCAACGCGCCGAGCTTCGACATCGTGATCTTCGACGAGGCGTCCCAGCTGCCGCCTGAGGATGCGGTCGGCGCGATCGTGCGCGGGTCGCAGCTGGTGGTGGTCGGCGACCCGAAGCAGTTGCCACCTACCGACTTCTTCGCGGCGCCGCACGAGGTCCAGCCGACGGTCGAGGGCGAGGACGGCGCGGAGGTTCCCGACGCCGAGAGCGTGCTCGAGGCATTCATGGGCTGTGGCGTGCCGATGAGCCGCCTGAAGTGGCACTACCGCAGCGCGCACGAGTCGCTCATCTCGTTCTCCAACGTGAGCTTCTACGACGGCGACCTGCTGACGTTCCCGAGCGTCGAGCCGCTCTCCGATCGACTCGGGCTCACCTTCGAGCACGTCGCCGACGGCATGTACGAGGGCAAGGGCCTGAACCTGGCCGAGGCTCGACGGGTCGCCGCGGCCGTCGTGGCGTTCGCGCGCGAGCAGCTCGAGGTCGAGCGCTCGGGCGGGCGGGCCCTGTCCCTCGGGGTCGGCACCTTCAACCTGCGCCAGCAGCTCGCGATCCTCGACGTGCTCGAGGAATGGCGGCGCGAGGAGCCGGCGATCGAGCCGTTCTTCGACCGGAGCCGTCCGGAACCGTTCTTCGTCAAGAACCTCGAGAACATCCAGGGCGACGAGCGCGACGTGGTGTTCCTCAGCGTCACGTATGCCAGGGGGCGCGACGGCCGCCTGCGCCAGAACTTCGGGCCGTTGAACGGCGAGAACGGCTGGCGACGCCTGAACGTGATCACCACCCGGGCGCGTCGCGCGATGCGCGTCTTCGCGTCGATGCGTGGCAGCGACATCCAGGACGGGCAGTCACGCGGCGGGCCACTGCTGAAGGCGTTCCTCGAGTACGCCGAATCGGGGCGGCTCGATCAGCCGGCGCTGCGGGCGATGGGCCGGGCCGAGTCGCCGTTCGAACGCGAGGTCGTGCGCGATCTCGCCCGGCGCGGCCACCTGGTGGAATCGCAGGTCGGAGTCGCCGGCTACCGCATCGACATCGGCGTGCGCGATCCCGACGCGCCCGGGCGGTACCTGCTGGGCATCGAGTGCGACGGCGTGGCCTACCACGCGTCGGAGACGGCGCGCGATCGCGACCGCCTGCGCCAGCAGGTGCTCGAGGCGCGAGGGTGGACGATCCTGCGGCTGTGGAGCACCGACTGGTTCAAGGATCGCGCCGGCCAGATGGAACGCCTCGAGCAGGCGATCGCGGGCGCGCGGGCGCGGCGCGCCGCCGCCCCGCCGGTCACCGCCGTCGTGCCGTCCGTGCAGGAGACGGCGCCTCCCCCGGTGGCCGCGGCTGCTGCTGCGGCAGGCGCGCCCGAGCCTGCTCCGGCACGCCCGTTGGTCGCCCCTGACGCGCCCCGTGCGGTCGATCCTGATCTGCCGCTGCCCTACGAGAAGGCTGGCAAGCCGGCGCGGTTGCCGGGAGACGCCGCGCTCGATTGCGACCTCGAGGCACTGTCGGCGATCGTGACGCACGTGGTGAGGATCGAGTCGCCGGTGCACGAGGACGACGTGGTGGCACGCGTCGCGGGCTACTGGGAGCAGCGTGCCGGGACGCGGATCCGGGCGCACGTGCTGGCCGCCTGCGCTCGCGCCGCGTCGAAGGGCGCGGTCGAGCGCCGTGGCGAGTTCCTGTGGGCGCCTGGCTCGACGTGCCGGCCCCGTGATCGATCGGGCAGCGGCATCGCCGCCGATCGCATCGCGCCCGAGGAGTACGAGGCCGCGGTGCGCGCCTCGCTGGCCAACGGGCGCGTCCTCAGACGCGAGGCGCTGCTGGCCGAGGCGCGTCGTCGGCTCGGCTTCGAGCGCACCGGCCCGACCATCGCCGCGGCCCTCGAGTCTGCCATGGATCGCCTGGTGAGCACCGCGACCGTCGGCGAGGGCAGCGAGGGCTACCGGCTGCGGTAA
- a CDS encoding zinc-dependent metalloprotease translates to MRRVIPCALVLAALLGVASTAAAQPPTPPDQDPATPPTADGAAPRAPGGPAAREASTEPKPYDRVITKDAKSDDGVFTVHRVKDKVYYEIPTSEFGKEFLWVTQIAQTTLGVGYGGQFAGDEVVRWDRRENRVLLRKVSYDVVADKGLPISKAVAAANFDPIVMSFNVEAFGKDQKSVVIDVTRLFTTELPELSVRPRLRARGFDPTRAFVEKALAFPTNIEIQAIHTYTVPPDASPASQGPPAPASPFAPPPLRPGSYSVLMNFSMVKLPEQPMLPRLYDERVGYFTVRQMDYGVDEHRAPERRYITRWRLEKKDPSAAVSEPVKPIVYYVDPATPARLVPYIKKGIEQWQPAFEAAGFRNAIVAKDAPKDDPEWSPEDARYSVVRWLPSTIENASGPHVSDPRTGEILESDIQMYHNIMNLQRAWYFTQVGPLDPRVKSLPMPDDLMGELVQYVVAHEVGHTLGFQHNMKASSLYPIEKLRDPAWLKTMGHTPTLMDYSRFNYVAQPEDRIDPKLLIPGIGPYDVWATRWGYTPIPGAKRPEDEKATLDAWAREQDGKPYLRFSTAGSMGSDPGELTEAVGDGNAVAATTLGLKNLERVAGMLLPATTQPGENWRDLTELYGRTVGQWATELNHVVSVVGGLDSQQKHGGQQGVRFAPIPKARQAEAVAFLNQRAFATPAFLLNAEILRRVEPTGSLDRVKAAQGRILSNLLSPARLARMVELSAIDGAAAYQPATFLGDVRRGLWSELSLGTVAIDPYRRNLQRAYIELAAARITPSADEARALYRGELKALDGEIRAALPRATDAATRRHLEDARVAIAGALDPERLAPDAPASRTASGPTRGLASWELELPAIDNGWSCERFDRQ, encoded by the coding sequence ATGCGACGAGTCATCCCATGCGCCCTGGTCCTGGCGGCCCTCCTCGGCGTCGCCTCCACCGCCGCCGCCCAGCCGCCCACGCCCCCCGATCAGGACCCGGCCACCCCGCCGACTGCCGACGGCGCGGCGCCTCGCGCCCCGGGGGGGCCTGCGGCGCGTGAGGCGTCGACCGAGCCCAAGCCGTACGACCGCGTCATCACCAAGGACGCGAAGTCGGACGACGGCGTCTTCACGGTCCATCGCGTGAAGGACAAGGTCTACTACGAAATCCCCACCAGCGAATTCGGCAAGGAGTTCCTGTGGGTCACCCAGATCGCCCAGACGACGCTGGGAGTGGGCTACGGCGGCCAGTTCGCGGGTGACGAGGTGGTGCGGTGGGATCGGCGCGAGAACCGCGTGCTGCTGCGCAAGGTCTCCTACGACGTGGTCGCCGACAAGGGCCTGCCGATCTCCAAGGCGGTCGCCGCGGCCAACTTCGACCCGATCGTCATGAGCTTCAACGTGGAGGCGTTCGGCAAGGACCAGAAGTCGGTGGTCATCGACGTCACGCGGCTGTTCACCACCGAGCTTCCCGAGCTGTCGGTGCGGCCACGGCTGCGGGCCCGCGGCTTCGACCCGACCCGCGCCTTCGTGGAGAAGGCCCTCGCGTTCCCGACCAACATCGAGATCCAGGCGATTCACACCTACACGGTGCCGCCCGACGCCTCGCCCGCGTCACAGGGACCGCCGGCGCCGGCCAGCCCGTTCGCGCCGCCGCCGCTGCGTCCCGGCAGCTACAGCGTGCTCATGAACTTCAGCATGGTGAAGCTGCCGGAGCAGCCGATGCTGCCGCGACTGTACGACGAACGCGTCGGCTACTTCACCGTGCGGCAGATGGACTACGGCGTCGACGAGCACCGCGCCCCGGAGCGTCGCTACATCACGCGGTGGCGCCTCGAGAAGAAGGACCCGTCGGCGGCGGTGTCCGAGCCGGTGAAGCCGATCGTGTACTACGTGGATCCGGCCACGCCCGCCAGGCTGGTGCCCTACATCAAGAAGGGCATCGAGCAGTGGCAGCCGGCCTTCGAGGCGGCGGGCTTCCGCAACGCGATCGTGGCGAAGGACGCGCCGAAGGACGACCCGGAGTGGAGCCCGGAAGATGCGCGCTACTCGGTGGTGCGCTGGCTGCCCTCGACGATCGAGAACGCCAGCGGGCCGCACGTCAGCGACCCGCGCACCGGCGAGATCCTCGAGTCGGACATCCAGATGTACCACAACATCATGAACCTCCAGCGTGCGTGGTACTTCACGCAGGTGGGGCCGCTCGACCCGCGCGTCAAGTCGCTGCCGATGCCCGACGACCTGATGGGCGAGCTGGTGCAGTACGTCGTCGCGCACGAGGTCGGCCACACGCTCGGCTTCCAGCACAACATGAAGGCGAGCTCGTTGTACCCGATCGAGAAGCTGCGCGATCCGGCGTGGCTGAAGACGATGGGCCACACGCCTACGCTGATGGACTACTCGCGCTTCAACTACGTGGCGCAGCCCGAGGACCGCATCGACCCGAAGCTGCTCATCCCCGGCATCGGGCCCTACGACGTGTGGGCGACCAGGTGGGGCTACACGCCGATTCCCGGCGCGAAGCGTCCCGAGGACGAGAAGGCCACGCTCGACGCCTGGGCGCGCGAGCAGGACGGCAAGCCGTACCTGCGGTTCTCGACGGCGGGCAGCATGGGGAGCGATCCCGGCGAGCTCACCGAGGCGGTCGGCGACGGCAACGCGGTGGCCGCGACGACGCTCGGCCTGAAGAACCTGGAGCGTGTCGCCGGCATGCTGCTGCCGGCCACGACGCAGCCCGGCGAGAACTGGCGGGACCTGACCGAGCTGTACGGCCGCACGGTGGGGCAGTGGGCCACCGAGCTCAATCACGTGGTGTCGGTGGTCGGCGGGCTCGACTCGCAGCAGAAGCACGGCGGCCAGCAGGGCGTCCGCTTCGCGCCGATTCCGAAGGCCCGGCAGGCCGAGGCGGTGGCGTTCCTCAACCAGCGCGCTTTCGCGACGCCAGCGTTCCTGCTCAACGCCGAGATCCTGCGCCGCGTCGAGCCCACGGGATCGCTCGATCGCGTCAAGGCCGCACAGGGCCGCATCCTGTCGAACCTGCTGAGCCCGGCGCGCCTCGCGCGCATGGTGGAACTCTCGGCGATCGACGGCGCCGCGGCGTACCAGCCGGCGACGTTCCTCGGCGACGTGCGCCGCGGGCTGTGGTCGGAGCTCTCGCTCGGCACGGTCGCGATCGACCCCTACCGCCGCAACCTGCAGCGCGCCTACATCGAGCTGGCGGCGGCCCGCATCACGCCCTCGGCGGACGAGGCGCGGGCGCTCTATCGCGGTGAGCTCAAGGCACTCGACGGCGAGATCCGCGCCGCGCTCCCGCGCGCGACCGATGCCGCCACGCGACGGCACCTCGAGGATGCCCGCGTCGCCATCGCAGGAGCGCTCGACCCCGAACGCCTCGCGCCCGACGCGCCGGCGTCACGCACGGCATCGGGTCCGACGCGCGGCCTCGCGTCGTGGGAGCTCGAACTGCCCGCCATCGACAACGGGTGGAGCTGCGAACGGTTCGATCGGCAGTAG